A portion of the Homalodisca vitripennis isolate AUS2020 chromosome 2, UT_GWSS_2.1, whole genome shotgun sequence genome contains these proteins:
- the LOC124355045 gene encoding probable leucine--tRNA ligase, mitochondrial → MQKGWIGSCDGVSFEFPLDNEEGEVTLWTDKPELIPRAKFVAVPPGSVLDLENKGEGNRKLDVYVRNTLTGKLLPVYITDELPYHEGSEARIGIPDVYECDVSFAQRVGIPVDTTEQDSEFDRELIIKKIKGRVTSSKIRDWLISRQRHWGTPIPMVHCNKCGVQPVACDQLPVELPPANTVLEKGSQLSSSEEWISTSCPNCGGPARRDQDTMDTFVDSSWYYLRYLDPHNQHEPFNKTTASKLMPVDIYIGGKEHAVLHLYYARFMSYFLHSLGWLPDSEPFRRLVVQGMVMGKTYRVQTTGKYIPASDVDRSGKKAVERSTGQVVVESWEKMSKSKHNGVDPGQMFKEYGIDSTRLLMLGSVAPTSQRNWDDATFPGVLNWQHKLWLTVQEFRKARSEAETLQIPADIAAAEASLRDSRNYYLRGITMSYQVTHQFNRVISKMQGLTGDIRRFGAEYKAHCVEFERALAMQVVALAPIAPHFSAELWAGLATSAGLKTTSEFNWSRPAHLQAWPCLDSDYKRELTCSVNMAVKDTLKISQEQLEQMTESSATKLALSSSEVRLYTDQSPVLQTRLKIYPGLCAVVDLSVDHTKLQFDKEHHKKKRKQARKKGVNK, encoded by the exons ATGCAAAAGGGCTGGATTGGAAGCTGTGACGGAGTCAGTTTTGAATTTCCATTGGATAACGAAGAAGGGGAAGTGACATTGTGGACTGACAAACCTGAACTAATTCCGAGAGCTAAATTCGTGGCAGTTCCTCCCGGAAGCGTTTTGGATCTTGAAAATAAAGGAGAGGGTAATCGTAAGTTGGATGTTTATGTAAGAAACACACTGACAGGTAAACTCTTGCCAGTTTATATCACTGATGAACTTCCATACCATGAAGGGTCTGAGGCTCGTATCGGTATTCCCGACGTTTATGAATGTGATGTGAGTTTTGCTCAGCGTGTCGGCATACCAGTGGATACTACAGAACAAGACAGTGAGTTTGACCGAGAACTTATCATCAAGAAAATTAAAGGAAGAGTGACCAGTTCAAAGATTAGGGACTGGCTTATCTCGAGACAACGACATTGGGGAACGCCAATTCCCATGGTGCACTGCAACAAATGTGGTGTTCAACCTGTGGCCTGTGATCAGCTCCCAGTAGAACTCCCTCCAGCCAATACAGTTCTGGAAAAAGGGTCTCAACTGTCTTCCTCTGAAGAATGGATTTCTACTTCCTGTCCCAA CTGTGGAGGGCCTGCGAGACGTGACCAAGATACGATGGATACATTCGTTGACTCATCGTGGTACTATCTGCGCTATCTGGATCCTCACAATCAGCATGAACCTTTCAACAAAACAACGGCATCTAAACTGATGCCAGTCGATATTTACATTGGTGGCAAAGAACATg CTGTATTACACTTGTACTACGCCCGGTTCATGTCTTACTTCTTGCATTCGCTGGGTTGGCTTCCTGACTCGGAACCCTTCAGGAGACTTGTAGTTCAAGGTATGGTCATGGGCAAGACCTACAGGGTGCAGACCACTGGCAAATACATCCCTGCCTCCGATGTGGACCGATCAG GTAAAAAGGCGGTGGAGAGGTCAACAGGGCAAGTAGTGGTGGAGTCATGGGAGAAGATGAGCAAGTCCAAGCACAACGGAGTGGATCCTGGCCAGATGTTCAAGGAGTATGGCATCGACTCCACACGACTACTCATGTTGGGAAGTGTGGCACCCACCTCGCAGCGTAACTGGGATGATGCGA CATTTCCTGGGGTCCTCAACTGGCAGCATAAACTGTGGCTAACGGTGCAGGAGTTCCGTAAGGCTCGATCAGAAGCGGAAACTCTACAGATCCCAGCAGACATAGCAGCCGCTGAAGCATCTCTAAGGGACTCTCGCAACTACTACCTGCGTGGCATCACCATGAGTTACCAGGTCACCCACCAGTTCAACCGTGTCATCTCCAAGATGCAGGGGCTAACTGGAGATATCAGG AGATTTGGAGCGGAGTACAAGGCCCATTGTGTGGAGTTTGAGAGGGCTCTAGCGATGCAAGTAGTAGCTCTTGCTCCTATTGCTCCCCACTTCTCTGCAGAGTTGTGGGCAGGACTTGCAACCTCAGCAGGGCTCAAGACTACATCAGAGTTCAACTGGTCCAGACCTGCTCACCTGCAGGCGTGGCCTTGTCTGGACAGTGATTACAAACGAGAGCTCACTTGTTCG GTTAATATGGCAGTCAAGGACACGTTGAAGATAAGCCAGGAACAGCTGGAACAGATGACAGAGTCATCTGCTACTAAGTTGGCGCTCTCCAGTTCAGAG